A DNA window from Flavisolibacter ginsenosidimutans contains the following coding sequences:
- a CDS encoding sodium/sugar symporter, with product MNSLKPADYVVFFVYFIAVSAYGYYVYRKKKAAVTDTKDFFLAEGSLTWWAIGASLIASNISAEHFIGMSGSGFALGLAISSYEWMAAATLILVAVYIIPVYLKNRVYTMPQFLSMRYNDTVSTIMAVFWLLVYVFVNLTSIIYLGALAVSSITPISFEWCIAGLSVFSVIVTLGGMKVIGYTDVVQVVVLIIGGLVTTYLALSLLADKFGFHGDILKGLGVLRKEAPSHFHMIFHKGDKYYPELPGLSVLIGGMLINNLAYWGCNQYIVQRALGADLHTARKGIIFAAFLKLLIPVIAVLPGITMYVLHQNGLFQQEMSDGAGALKPDHAYPTLMNLLPAGLKGVAFAALTAAIVASLAGKSNSISTIFSLDIYKKYFNKEASDAKVVRVGRWAVILCMLIAALVTPALKSLDQAYQFIQEYVGFFSPGVLAIFLLGMFWKRTTSGAALAGALLTIPISTALKFLPRWTSGAFPDYPFLDRMTITFFAIALLMIVISLSKRRSEKDIHSMTIEKSLFKVSPDFIVLSVMISGILVALYTIFW from the coding sequence ATGAATTCTTTAAAACCTGCCGACTACGTTGTCTTCTTTGTTTATTTTATTGCTGTATCAGCTTATGGTTATTACGTTTATCGAAAGAAAAAAGCGGCCGTCACCGACACAAAAGACTTTTTCCTGGCGGAAGGTTCGTTAACGTGGTGGGCCATCGGTGCTTCGCTGATTGCGTCGAATATTTCGGCGGAGCATTTCATCGGCATGTCAGGTTCGGGCTTTGCGTTGGGACTTGCCATTTCTTCTTACGAATGGATGGCCGCAGCCACGCTGATTCTCGTAGCGGTTTACATCATCCCGGTTTATTTAAAAAACAGGGTTTACACCATGCCGCAGTTTTTGTCCATGCGGTACAACGATACGGTGAGCACAATTATGGCGGTGTTTTGGTTATTGGTGTACGTCTTCGTTAATCTTACGTCCATTATTTATTTAGGAGCGTTAGCGGTGTCGTCCATCACGCCTATTTCCTTTGAATGGTGCATTGCCGGCCTTAGTGTGTTTTCCGTTATTGTTACGCTTGGCGGCATGAAGGTGATTGGTTACACCGATGTTGTGCAAGTGGTGGTGTTAATCATCGGCGGATTGGTAACAACTTACCTGGCGCTTTCGCTGCTGGCTGATAAATTTGGCTTTCACGGCGACATCTTAAAAGGCCTCGGCGTGTTGCGAAAAGAGGCACCTTCACATTTTCACATGATCTTTCACAAAGGCGATAAATATTATCCCGAACTGCCTGGTCTTTCGGTGTTAATCGGCGGCATGTTGATTAACAATCTTGCTTATTGGGGATGCAACCAGTACATCGTGCAGCGGGCACTGGGCGCCGATTTGCACACGGCACGCAAGGGAATCATTTTTGCCGCTTTTTTGAAATTGCTGATACCGGTGATTGCCGTGTTGCCCGGCATTACAATGTACGTGTTGCACCAAAACGGCTTGTTTCAGCAAGAGATGAGCGATGGCGCTGGTGCCTTAAAACCCGATCACGCTTATCCCACACTGATGAACCTTTTGCCAGCAGGCTTGAAAGGCGTTGCTTTTGCGGCGTTAACCGCGGCCATCGTGGCTTCGCTAGCGGGAAAATCAAACAGTATTTCCACCATCTTTTCGCTTGACATTTATAAAAAATATTTCAACAAAGAAGCCTCCGATGCAAAAGTCGTACGGGTAGGAAGATGGGCCGTGATTCTTTGTATGTTGATTGCGGCCTTGGTAACACCCGCTTTAAAATCACTCGATCAGGCCTACCAATTTATCCAGGAATACGTAGGCTTTTTTTCGCCGGGTGTACTGGCTATTTTTTTACTGGGCATGTTTTGGAAACGAACAACATCCGGTGCGGCGTTGGCCGGTGCACTGCTTACCATCCCGATTTCAACGGCGTTGAAATTTTTACCGCGATGGACGAGCGGCGCTTTTCCTGATTATCCTTTTTTAGACCGCATGACGATAACTTTTTTTGCCATCGCCTTGCTTATGATCGTCATTAGCCTTTCGAAACGAAGAAGCGAAAAAGACATTCATTCTATGACAATCGAAAAATCCCTGTTTAAAGTATCACCTGATTTTATTGTTCTTTCCGTGATGATATCGGGAATATTAGTGGCTTTGTACACAATATTTTGGTAA
- a CDS encoding glycoside hydrolase family 28 protein, translated as MIYRKMIYILCFSVWLFNAGTTAFAQMQRSNTPEKIFDITAYGAVGDGKTDDAMAIQKTVDACNAAGGGKVLVPSGHVFLTGPFHLKSFVDLHVAGNAKLLANPDEKVYTQSAFRANKGEGTVWIYGENLEQLAISGSGVIDGNGIAFMGAELDDSYELKPFNVVDPRPHVLTIVGGKNIRITDLSIRNSAYWTVHLVGCNDVAVSNLTLLNSLKVRNSDGIDLDHSKNVRITNCYIESGDDCICLKNRREYEEFGRCENITVSNCTMTSRSCAIKIGSENMDTIRQVVFNNCIIKKSNRGVGIQNRDEGVVSDVIFSNMLIESQLFSDVWWGKAEPIYVTAYRRAPGNNKDANWRFAKGQTEGKVGLVSNIFFSNIKCRSENGVYVSGESADKISNISFDGVDVFINKTTQHPGGVYDRRPSEAEGMVKGRTSGFYLDKANNIIIRNSSVQWGLNPPMYFAHALETHGVNGLKLFNFDGASAFPNKWKAQQNYPATSK; from the coding sequence ATGATTTACCGCAAAATGATTTACATTCTTTGCTTTTCGGTGTGGTTGTTTAATGCGGGAACAACCGCATTTGCACAAATGCAAAGAAGCAATACACCGGAAAAAATTTTTGACATTACAGCTTATGGCGCTGTAGGCGACGGTAAAACCGACGATGCGATGGCCATTCAAAAAACGGTTGATGCCTGCAATGCAGCTGGCGGCGGGAAAGTGCTTGTTCCTTCAGGGCATGTGTTTTTAACGGGGCCATTTCATCTCAAATCCTTTGTTGATTTACACGTGGCCGGCAACGCAAAATTGCTAGCCAACCCCGATGAAAAAGTTTACACGCAAAGTGCGTTTCGTGCTAACAAAGGCGAAGGAACGGTTTGGATTTACGGTGAAAACTTAGAGCAACTCGCTATCAGCGGCAGCGGTGTAATTGATGGCAACGGCATTGCATTCATGGGTGCGGAACTGGACGACAGTTATGAATTGAAACCCTTCAACGTTGTTGATCCGCGTCCACACGTACTTACCATTGTTGGCGGCAAAAACATTCGCATCACAGATCTCTCCATTCGGAACTCGGCCTATTGGACGGTTCACCTGGTGGGTTGTAACGATGTCGCTGTTTCCAACCTGACGTTATTAAACAGTTTGAAAGTGCGCAACAGCGACGGCATTGACCTGGACCACAGTAAAAACGTGCGCATCACCAATTGCTACATCGAAAGCGGCGACGACTGCATCTGCCTGAAAAACCGCCGTGAGTACGAAGAGTTTGGCCGCTGCGAAAACATAACGGTTTCGAACTGCACAATGACTTCTCGTTCCTGCGCCATTAAAATCGGCAGCGAGAATATGGATACCATTCGGCAGGTCGTATTCAACAATTGCATCATTAAAAAAAGCAACCGTGGTGTGGGCATTCAGAACCGCGACGAAGGCGTGGTGAGCGATGTGATTTTTTCCAACATGCTCATTGAATCGCAATTGTTCTCGGATGTTTGGTGGGGCAAGGCCGAACCGATTTACGTAACGGCTTACCGCCGTGCGCCGGGAAACAACAAAGATGCAAACTGGCGTTTTGCCAAAGGACAAACAGAAGGAAAAGTAGGATTGGTTTCAAATATTTTTTTCAGCAACATCAAATGCAGAAGCGAGAACGGAGTGTATGTGAGCGGCGAATCGGCAGATAAAATTTCGAATATTTCTTTTGACGGCGTTGACGTCTTCATCAACAAGACAACGCAGCATCCCGGCGGGGTTTACGACCGAAGGCCGAGCGAAGCGGAAGGCATGGTAAAAGGAAGAACCTCGGGGTTTTATCTTGATAAGGCAAACAACATTATCATCCGAAACAGTTCCGTGCAATGGGGTCTAAACCCGCCAATGTATTTTGCACACGCCCTGGAAACACACGGCGTTAATGGTTTGAAGCTTTTCAATTTTGATGGCGCATCCGCCTTCCCAAACAAGTGGAAAGCGCAGCAGAATTACCCGGCAACTTCGAAATAA
- a CDS encoding GH92 family glycosyl hydrolase, whose product MNRTYKSATQQKFNSGNGAWFIKKFAVFVAVVFSISNISAQGLLKYVQPLSGTAPSTTISAAKHSEAGSEQNANTIPAVCFPFAMTQWTPETKTTETKCIPPYDYRDRLLTGFRGTHWISGSCMQDYGSVTIVPVVGKLKTKASECAIPFSHKDEAATPASYKVDLPAAHLTAELSATARCGLVQFTMQQDDSLYVLVIPNSDRGEGFVQINAAKGEVWGYNPAHRIYQGWGEPAGFNGCFFMKIEKTIESRGVFSSEGIFQNDSMGNAKSLGAFLGFKLKKGERLLIRIGTSFTSIEGAQRNLQKENAFASFDETVSKAKAVWEKALSQIKVETGNEREKRIFYTALYHSFLHPRLFNDVDGRYPRFAGKHQFETKKKGNYYDDFSMWDIYRAQLPLLEILQPGLVNDFVQSMILKGQQGGWLPIFPCWNNYTAAMIGDHVTAFIASAYNKGIRDYDVNEGYRLMRQTAFDLPSASDYKNGKGRRALTSYLHYGYIPMEDSVPEAFHKKEQVSRTLEYAYDDYALSVVAKALNKTGDYQKLKQRSLNYKNVFDKSVNAVRGRHADGSWASSFHPDVRESYITEGTPRQYTFYVPQDVPGLAALMGGQKALEKALDSLFEKGEYWHGNEPGHQIPFLYNYTTSPWKTQRTVQKILSEEYGDGPGGLSGNDDAGQMSAWYVFASLGFYPVDPVSNFYALCTPIFDNVVLRLENRKNFRIVCHRKKPNAIFIQKITLNGKSYNTKFLSYSDVVKGGLLEIYLSDTPTKSD is encoded by the coding sequence ATGAACAGAACGTACAAGAGTGCGACGCAACAGAAGTTCAATAGTGGCAATGGCGCTTGGTTCATAAAAAAATTTGCGGTCTTTGTTGCGGTTGTTTTTTCAATAAGCAACATTTCTGCGCAAGGCTTGTTGAAGTATGTTCAGCCACTGTCGGGAACAGCACCTTCTACCACAATCAGTGCGGCCAAACACAGTGAAGCTGGCAGCGAACAAAACGCCAATACCATTCCTGCAGTATGCTTCCCTTTTGCCATGACGCAATGGACACCGGAAACCAAAACGACTGAAACCAAATGCATTCCGCCGTATGATTACCGCGACCGTTTGCTGACCGGCTTTCGGGGCACGCACTGGATTAGTGGATCGTGCATGCAGGATTATGGCAGCGTTACCATTGTACCGGTTGTAGGAAAGCTTAAAACAAAGGCGAGCGAATGCGCCATTCCGTTTTCGCACAAAGATGAAGCAGCCACGCCGGCTTCTTACAAAGTTGATTTGCCCGCCGCACATTTAACTGCTGAACTCAGTGCCACGGCCCGTTGCGGCCTTGTACAATTCACCATGCAACAAGATGACAGTTTGTATGTGCTCGTAATTCCAAACAGCGACAGAGGCGAAGGCTTTGTGCAAATCAATGCGGCAAAAGGCGAGGTTTGGGGCTACAATCCGGCGCACCGCATTTACCAGGGCTGGGGCGAACCGGCCGGTTTCAACGGTTGTTTTTTTATGAAGATTGAAAAAACGATTGAAAGCCGCGGCGTGTTCAGCAGCGAAGGCATTTTTCAGAACGACAGCATGGGTAACGCAAAGAGTTTGGGTGCTTTTCTTGGATTCAAATTAAAGAAGGGGGAACGCTTGTTAATCCGTATTGGCACTTCGTTTACAAGCATTGAAGGAGCGCAACGAAACCTGCAAAAAGAAAACGCTTTCGCCAGTTTTGATGAAACGGTAAGCAAAGCAAAAGCGGTTTGGGAAAAAGCCTTATCGCAAATAAAAGTTGAAACGGGCAACGAAAGAGAGAAGCGCATTTTTTACACGGCGCTTTATCATTCCTTTCTTCACCCGCGGTTGTTTAATGACGTTGATGGACGCTATCCAAGGTTTGCGGGAAAACACCAATTTGAAACAAAAAAGAAGGGGAATTATTACGATGATTTCTCAATGTGGGACATTTACCGGGCACAGTTGCCGCTGCTCGAAATTTTACAGCCAGGTCTTGTCAACGACTTTGTACAATCCATGATTTTAAAAGGACAACAAGGTGGCTGGCTTCCCATTTTCCCCTGCTGGAACAATTACACGGCGGCCATGATCGGTGATCATGTGACAGCTTTTATTGCTTCGGCTTACAACAAAGGCATTCGCGATTACGACGTGAACGAAGGCTATCGCCTCATGCGGCAAACTGCTTTTGATCTGCCTTCCGCATCAGATTATAAAAACGGGAAAGGCCGGCGTGCACTAACATCTTATTTGCATTACGGTTATATTCCTATGGAAGACAGCGTACCGGAAGCCTTTCATAAAAAAGAACAAGTAAGCCGAACGCTGGAATATGCTTATGATGATTACGCCTTATCGGTAGTCGCTAAGGCGCTGAACAAAACAGGCGATTATCAAAAACTAAAACAGCGTTCGCTTAATTATAAAAATGTTTTTGATAAGTCGGTTAATGCTGTGCGTGGCCGTCATGCCGATGGTTCGTGGGCTTCGTCTTTTCATCCCGATGTACGCGAAAGCTACATTACCGAAGGCACACCGCGGCAATACACGTTTTATGTGCCGCAAGATGTGCCCGGGCTGGCTGCGTTAATGGGCGGACAAAAAGCGCTTGAAAAAGCATTGGACAGTTTGTTTGAGAAAGGCGAATACTGGCACGGCAATGAACCGGGTCACCAAATTCCCTTTTTGTACAACTACACCACTTCACCATGGAAAACGCAACGCACCGTGCAAAAAATTTTAAGCGAAGAATACGGTGATGGTCCGGGTGGTTTAAGCGGCAACGACGACGCAGGCCAGATGAGCGCCTGGTACGTGTTTGCTTCGCTTGGCTTTTACCCGGTTGATCCGGTGTCAAACTTTTATGCGCTTTGCACACCAATTTTCGACAACGTTGTGCTGCGCCTGGAAAACAGAAAAAATTTTCGAATCGTTTGCCACCGCAAAAAGCCAAACGCAATCTTCATTCAAAAAATAACGCTCAACGGGAAGTCTTACAACACAAAATTTTTGTCGTACAGCGACGTTGTAAAAGGCGGCTTGCTGGAAATCTATTTGTCAGACACCCCTACCAAATCTGACTGA
- a CDS encoding response regulator — protein sequence MIKVLLYEDNPQLREGLTMLISGSDGFEVVAAFKNCENVVGEVEAYSPDVVLMDIDMPGVNGIEGLKRIRAVNDDVKILMLTVFDDNQNVFQAISNGANGYVLKKTPPARLLEYIAEAATGGAPMTASIATQVLKMFAGMNNRQGEDYNLSDREKQVLQLLVDGYSYKMIASEMFIAIDTVRSHIKKIYEKLHVNSKSEAVAKAFKNKIV from the coding sequence ATGATTAAAGTATTATTATACGAGGACAATCCGCAGCTCCGTGAAGGCCTCACGATGCTCATAAGCGGATCGGATGGTTTTGAGGTAGTGGCCGCTTTTAAAAACTGCGAAAACGTAGTAGGTGAAGTAGAAGCCTATTCCCCCGACGTTGTGTTAATGGACATTGACATGCCGGGTGTGAACGGCATCGAAGGGTTAAAAAGAATCAGGGCGGTAAACGACGACGTAAAAATTTTGATGCTCACGGTGTTTGACGATAACCAAAATGTTTTCCAGGCCATATCGAATGGCGCTAACGGTTATGTTTTGAAAAAAACGCCGCCCGCCCGCCTGCTTGAATACATCGCCGAAGCGGCTACCGGGGGCGCACCCATGACGGCTTCGATTGCCACGCAGGTGTTAAAGATGTTTGCCGGCATGAACAATCGCCAAGGCGAGGACTACAATCTTTCCGACCGCGAAAAGCAGGTGCTGCAATTGCTGGTGGACGGCTACAGTTACAAAATGATCGCTTCGGAAATGTTCATTGCCATTGATACGGTGCGAAGCCACATTAAAAAAATTTACGAAAAGCTCCACGTGAACAGCAAGAGCGAAGCCGTGGCCAAAGCTTTTAAAAACAAGATTGTTTAA
- a CDS encoding acyltransferase family protein has translation MITIFLRGKRKAFIQQEAKRTAAVNREANMHRFLSQKFRFYTFVCIALLLFVHGYNLQVSYLAPFSLVDEKLTFTTFTEYLFANGLLRFRIPMLFIISGYIFSIQDKRPYGQRAKRRFVTLMIPFFVWSAIGLAVTYLWQRFPVTSQAVQNAALDQLGDNRPYEKIGWGGILYRWLVAPVSFQLWFIRSLFVYNLLYPVFKWGVTKFPIPTFIVLGVLWLSFYNAPLIEGQGMFFFAAGIYLQKRSFPLERKPEWYSPFLNWLVFIGICIIKTFVAFEFDALTLPVQWTLMLLYACATVAGVLAVWFSLDKVVRWCMSKRWFIHMTNYSFFIYGFHIPLLSFVTNLFFIYFHSFQFCRFFTYLAAPTLVYFFCLGAGALLRRFAPGVFKVVTGGRGF, from the coding sequence GTGATCACTATTTTTTTAAGAGGTAAACGAAAAGCATTTATTCAACAAGAGGCCAAAAGGACGGCTGCGGTAAACCGCGAAGCCAACATGCACCGCTTTCTTAGCCAGAAGTTCCGGTTCTATACCTTCGTGTGCATTGCCTTGCTGCTCTTCGTTCACGGCTATAATTTGCAGGTCAGTTACCTCGCGCCTTTTAGTTTGGTAGATGAGAAACTCACCTTCACTACGTTTACGGAATACCTTTTTGCCAACGGCTTGCTTCGGTTTCGCATACCGATGCTTTTTATTATTTCGGGTTACATCTTTTCTATCCAGGACAAGCGGCCTTACGGCCAACGTGCCAAACGGCGTTTTGTAACGCTGATGATTCCTTTTTTTGTTTGGAGCGCAATTGGTCTTGCGGTAACTTATCTCTGGCAGCGTTTTCCGGTAACGTCTCAAGCGGTACAAAACGCGGCCCTCGACCAGTTGGGCGACAACCGTCCTTACGAAAAAATTGGCTGGGGCGGAATTTTGTACCGCTGGCTGGTTGCGCCGGTATCGTTTCAGTTGTGGTTTATTCGCAGCCTGTTTGTTTATAATTTGCTTTACCCGGTTTTTAAATGGGGCGTTACAAAATTTCCGATTCCTACGTTCATCGTGCTTGGCGTGCTGTGGCTAAGCTTTTACAATGCTCCTTTAATTGAAGGGCAGGGCATGTTCTTTTTTGCAGCGGGCATCTACCTGCAAAAGCGTTCTTTTCCTCTTGAACGAAAACCCGAGTGGTACAGTCCTTTTTTAAACTGGCTCGTTTTCATCGGCATTTGCATCATCAAAACCTTTGTTGCTTTTGAGTTTGATGCGCTTACACTACCGGTTCAGTGGACGTTAATGTTGTTATATGCCTGCGCTACGGTAGCCGGCGTGCTGGCCGTTTGGTTCAGCCTTGACAAAGTCGTACGATGGTGCATGAGCAAGCGCTGGTTTATACACATGACCAATTATTCGTTTTTTATTTACGGCTTTCACATTCCGCTGCTCTCCTTTGTAACCAACCTGTTTTTTATTTATTTCCACTCGTTCCAGTTCTGCCGTTTTTTTACTTACCTCGCGGCGCCTACGCTGGTTTACTTTTTTTGCCTTGGCGCCGGTGCGCTGCTGCGCCGCTTTGCGCCCGGTGTGTTTAAAGTGGTTACCGGCGGAAGAGGATTTTAA
- a CDS encoding ligand-binding sensor domain-containing protein: MRFACFLLFWCSGWALQAQQGFTFTRFTTDDGAGLSSNVVYSLYQDEKGFLWVGTANGLQRFDGSKFVHFGVGGNEAMPFNAVTQIIPFSGGKLLLNFGNLHEIGVFDPAHFSYKKLAVQTVRPLPAKTDFILWKDAYGEIYLNVSRYGVLHFKAAENAFVDDHSFPFPTGYFPTLNGVYDDAVKGQVWFACAEKGLCVYDRKSRQMWYRGYNPQHLPLLMNEEVQDRPTEFFIDRQRRFWIFAWPVKTPKGQIKFCLDSSGRNYLQKDTIGLTGMSIGYAEYRSFLDAKRSGLWIYGLNVFYNWDANEGRFHYTKSTAGNGINSIQYNAVHQLIEDRDGNIWVATDRGLYFTSYGSGTYSVVNYLFDNSKEQNNINDVLELPDGELWFASWGKGVLALDSSFKEKPIPVYQKPPPANWPDLQKSSVKLAWNLFYEKRTGDVWIGCNHGVLLKYNPVKKTTQYLLPPACGMSTIRYITEDKVGNVWLGTQSGRLVKWDGRAFTVVQEIGTIIYKIFTDRQGELWLATEGKGLFEVEPQSGRIVRQFTKETAPHLYGNSGSDIEQLNDSIIVFGAGALNFINKNSGTVTLLRFEDGLPSNSVRRLRMDGDGFLWIVTANGLSRYNPYNNRITTYGRKDGITLAEQTADADYRTQKGYIVFTGGDALMMFKPSLFVTSSEPPDAVITDFKIFNQFIPVDSLTQLPHIKLSPDQTSFSIYFSSLSYQQRDRLTYYFKMEGIDKDWQAADGVYFHNYSLLPPGRYTFKVYAVNVEGVRSKGTTELHIVVKPPFYRSMWFMAALIFLLILIVYFLHRERVNRLLAVEKIRNRVARDLHDDMGSTLSTINILSAMAKSKMTTDPVKTAGYISKISDNSQRMMEAMDDIVWSIKPSNDTMQRVTARMREFATGVLEAKDISLQFVVEDEVFNVKLNMEARRDFFLIFKEALNNAAKYSKATSVKVNVAVQNKQLMFTIKDNGTGFDVAKADSGNGLGNMKKRADGVHGRLRIRSADGEGTEVKLSVPVM, encoded by the coding sequence ATGAGGTTTGCCTGCTTTCTTTTATTCTGGTGCTCGGGATGGGCTTTGCAGGCCCAGCAGGGCTTCACTTTCACGCGGTTTACCACCGATGATGGCGCGGGTTTGTCGAGCAACGTCGTGTACAGTTTGTACCAGGATGAAAAAGGTTTTTTGTGGGTAGGCACTGCCAATGGATTGCAACGTTTCGACGGCAGCAAGTTTGTGCATTTTGGCGTTGGCGGTAACGAGGCTATGCCCTTTAACGCGGTCACGCAAATCATTCCTTTTTCCGGCGGAAAACTCTTGCTCAATTTTGGCAACCTGCACGAAATCGGCGTATTTGACCCTGCACATTTCTCCTATAAAAAACTCGCGGTTCAAACGGTGCGACCGCTGCCGGCCAAGACCGATTTTATTTTGTGGAAGGATGCCTACGGCGAAATTTACCTGAACGTTTCCCGCTACGGCGTGCTGCATTTTAAAGCAGCGGAAAACGCTTTTGTTGACGATCATTCTTTCCCTTTTCCGACGGGCTATTTCCCAACCTTAAACGGTGTGTATGACGATGCTGTAAAAGGGCAGGTTTGGTTTGCCTGCGCAGAAAAAGGCTTGTGCGTTTACGACCGGAAGAGCCGGCAAATGTGGTATCGCGGCTACAACCCGCAGCACCTTCCCTTGTTGATGAACGAAGAGGTGCAGGATCGTCCTACCGAATTTTTCATTGATCGCCAGCGGCGGTTCTGGATTTTTGCCTGGCCGGTAAAAACGCCCAAAGGGCAGATAAAGTTTTGCCTCGACAGCAGCGGCAGAAACTACCTGCAAAAAGACACGATTGGTCTTACCGGTATGTCCATTGGTTACGCAGAGTACCGCAGTTTTCTGGATGCAAAACGGTCGGGCCTGTGGATCTATGGCTTGAATGTCTTTTACAACTGGGACGCAAACGAAGGCCGGTTTCATTACACCAAAAGCACGGCAGGTAACGGAATCAACAGCATTCAATACAACGCCGTTCACCAGTTGATTGAAGACCGGGACGGAAACATTTGGGTAGCCACCGACCGGGGCTTGTATTTTACATCTTACGGCAGCGGCACGTACAGCGTTGTGAATTATTTGTTTGATAACAGCAAAGAGCAAAACAACATCAACGACGTTCTTGAATTGCCCGACGGTGAACTGTGGTTTGCGTCCTGGGGTAAAGGCGTGTTGGCGCTTGACTCTTCATTTAAAGAGAAACCCATTCCCGTTTATCAAAAGCCTCCGCCCGCCAACTGGCCGGACTTGCAAAAGTCATCGGTAAAACTTGCCTGGAATCTTTTTTACGAAAAGCGTACCGGCGACGTATGGATTGGCTGCAATCACGGCGTGCTGCTGAAATACAATCCTGTAAAAAAAACCACGCAGTATTTGTTGCCGCCGGCTTGTGGCATGTCCACCATCCGGTACATAACCGAAGACAAGGTTGGCAACGTTTGGCTGGGCACCCAAAGCGGACGACTGGTAAAATGGGACGGCAGGGCTTTCACTGTTGTGCAGGAGATTGGTACCATCATTTATAAAATTTTTACCGACCGGCAAGGCGAATTGTGGCTGGCAACGGAAGGAAAAGGTTTGTTCGAAGTGGAGCCGCAAAGCGGCCGCATTGTGCGGCAGTTTACAAAAGAAACGGCGCCGCATCTTTACGGTAACTCCGGAAGTGACATTGAGCAATTGAACGACAGCATAATTGTTTTTGGTGCCGGTGCGCTCAATTTTATCAACAAAAATTCCGGTACGGTTACGCTGCTTCGTTTTGAGGACGGGCTGCCGTCGAACAGCGTGCGCCGTCTTCGCATGGACGGCGACGGTTTTTTGTGGATCGTAACGGCTAACGGCCTTTCGCGTTACAATCCTTACAACAACCGCATTACAACCTATGGGCGGAAAGACGGTATAACCCTTGCTGAACAAACTGCCGATGCAGATTACCGCACCCAAAAAGGTTACATTGTTTTTACCGGTGGCGATGCGTTGATGATGTTCAAGCCTTCACTCTTCGTTACTTCAAGCGAACCGCCCGACGCCGTAATCACAGATTTTAAAATCTTCAACCAGTTTATACCGGTTGATTCGCTGACGCAACTTCCGCACATTAAGCTTTCGCCCGATCAAACTTCTTTCAGCATTTATTTTTCTTCGCTCAGCTACCAGCAACGTGACCGGCTGACTTATTATTTTAAAATGGAAGGCATTGACAAGGATTGGCAGGCTGCTGATGGCGTTTATTTTCACAACTATTCTTTATTGCCTCCCGGCCGCTATACATTTAAAGTTTACGCGGTGAACGTGGAAGGCGTCCGGTCGAAAGGCACTACCGAGTTGCACATCGTCGTAAAGCCGCCGTTTTACCGCAGCATGTGGTTTATGGCTGCCTTGATTTTCTTGCTCATCCTTATTGTTTATTTTTTGCACCGCGAAAGAGTGAACCGCTTGCTGGCCGTGGAAAAAATTCGTAACCGCGTAGCCAGAGATTTACACGACGACATGGGCAGCACGTTAAGCACCATCAACATTTTGAGCGCAATGGCAAAAAGCAAGATGACGACCGACCCGGTAAAAACGGCGGGTTATATCAGCAAGATCAGTGACAACAGCCAGCGCATGATGGAAGCGATGGACGACATTGTTTGGAGCATTAAACCCAGCAACGACACCATGCAGCGTGTAACAGCCCGCATGAGGGAATTTGCCACCGGTGTGTTGGAAGCAAAAGACATTTCCCTTCAATTTGTGGTGGAAGACGAAGTCTTCAACGTGAAATTGAACATGGAAGCCCGCCGCGATTTCTTTTTGATTTTTAAAGAGGCGTTGAACAACGCCGCTAAGTATTCAAAAGCGACAAGCGTGAAAGTAAACGTGGCCGTGCAAAACAAGCAACTTATGTTTACCATTAAAGACAACGGAACCGGCTTTGACGTGGCCAAGGCCGACAGCGGCAACGGTTTGGGCAACATGAAAAAAAGAGCCGACGGCGTGCACGGCCGGCTACGCATTCGGTCCGCGGACGGGGAGGGGACGGAAGTGAAATTGAGTGTGCCGGTGATGTGA